Proteins co-encoded in one Brassica oleracea var. oleracea cultivar TO1000 chromosome C4, BOL, whole genome shotgun sequence genomic window:
- the LOC106338760 gene encoding uncharacterized protein LOC106338760, with the protein MKLEATSRKLKLKLDQKEHCQMVVRERESSPGVLAGATARQDVVKLVITINRSSRPSSCSSRQDEAVDTNRVTIGARTKPYAPPEVSPPRAREFHAPPPDHRPPPQRRRRTTVLRRSSAVAAGQLTGKPPP; encoded by the exons ATGAAACTCGAAGCTACTAGCCGAAAACTGAAGTTGAAGCTTGACCAAAAAGAGCATTGCCAAATGGTGGTG AGAGAGAGAGAAAGCTCACCAGGAGTCCTCGCCGGAGCCACCGCACGTCAGGACGTCGTCAAGCTCGTCATCACCATCAACCGCAGCTCGAG GCCATCATCGTGTTCCTCTCGTCAAGACGAAGCCGTAGACACCAACCGCGTCACGATCGGAGCCCGGACGAAGCCGTACGCGCCTCCGGAAGTTTCACCTCCGCGCGCACGGGAGTTCCACGCGCCGCCGCCGGACCACCGTCCTCCGCCGCAGCGCCGCCGCCGGACCACCGTTCTCCGCCGCAGCTCCGCCGTCGCCGCCGGCCAACTTACCGGTAAGCCGCCGCCGTAG
- the LOC106340789 gene encoding uncharacterized protein LOC106340789, which translates to MLPFPNYYVSTPIMSEKKNISSSNNSKRRKKRWPPTLLSGGRRGGGGGDELATVKAAAWAWYQRNEGKPMIREFDIATRATRTPRPSRYKLEASKNMILSENRVSKSDTNHLSHEDQETKFSSLLDPYEIMSISKRIDEGSLPANPTSSFRHDNVLLQNKLENDHSMKENRVVTKMSMRNLWKGMILMAAPRTVCGRSDDVDIEAYRANPRTLKVAPTSAKTRTDRR; encoded by the coding sequence ATGCTTCCATTCCCCAACTACTACGTTTCAACACCAATTATGTCCGAGAAGAAGAACATAAGCAGCAGCAATAATAGTAAGAGAAGAAAGAAGAGATGGCCACCGACACTCTTATCTGGAGGGAGAAGAGGAGGAGGAGGAGGAGATGAGCTAGCGACGGTGAAAGCTGCGGCGTGGGCTTGGTACCAAAGAAACGAAGGGAAACCAATGATTAGAGAATTTGATATCGCGACAAGAGCCACAAGAACACCTCGACCTTCGCGGTACAAGCTCGAAGCCAGCAAGAACATGATTTTATCCGAGAATAGGGTTTCTAAGTCAGACACTAATCATTTGTCGCATGAAGATCAAGAAACCAAGTTCTCTAGTCTTCTTGACCCTTATGAGATCATGAGCATCTCTAAAAGGATTGACGAGGGATCGTTACCCGCCAATCCAACAAGTAGTTTCCGTCATGATAATGTTTTACTGCAGAATAAGCTAGAAAATGATCATAGTATGAAGGAGAATCGGGTTGTCACGAAAATGAGCATGAGAAACTTGTGGAAAGGAATGATTCTGATGGCGGCTCCAAGGACAGTTTGTGGAAGAAGTGATGACGTGGATATTGAGGCTTATCGAGCTAACCCAAGAACATTAAAGGTAGCACCCACGAGTGCCAAGACTCGAACCGACCGTCGTTAA
- the LOC106339280 gene encoding putative pentatricopeptide repeat-containing protein At5g37570, whose product MIQRSSLPSLASIDTLLRLCKSEVQLRQIHARIIRKGLEQDQNLVSIFLSSSFSSLPYSSSVFERVPHPCTHLWNCLIKGYSNKFIFFDTVSLLVRMMRAGLARPDEYTFSLVMKVCANNGQVHVGSSVHGLVLRNGFDKDVVLATSFVDFYGKCKDLSSARKVFGEMPERNAVSWTALIVAYVKSGELEEAKKMFDVMPERNIGSWNALIDGFVKSGDLVNAKKLFDEMPMKDIISYTSMIDGYAKGGDMRSARVLFEEASDVDVRAWSALITGYAQNGQPIEAVKMFYEMCEKNVKPDLFIIVILMSACSQMGSFELCEQVDTYLHQIMVNRFSSHYVTPALIDMNAKCGHMDRAARLFEEMPKRDLVSYCSMMEGMGIHGSGSEAVRLFERMVEEGIVPDSVAFTVILKVCSQAKLVEDGLRYFELMRNEYCIVASPDHYSCVVSLLCRSGKLKEAYDLIKAMPVEPHASAWGSVLGGCSVHGDSEIAEVVARRLFELEPQSAGNYVLLSNMYAALDRWADVALVRDKMKENGIKKISGRSWTGR is encoded by the coding sequence ATGATCCAGAGATCATCTCTCCCTTCCTTGGCGTCAATCGATACTCTCTTGAGGCTCTGCAAATCTGAGGTCCAGCTTCGTCAAATCCATGCCAGAATCATCCGTAAAGGTCTTGAGCAAGACCAGAATCTCGTCTCCATCTTCCTCTCGTCTTCTTTTTCCTCTCTTCCTTACTCATCCTCTGTTTTCGAGCGTGTTCCTCATCCTTGCACTCATCTCTGGAACTGTCTCATCAAAGGATACTCTAATAAGTTTATCTTCTTTGACACGGTTTCGCTTCTTGTCCGTATGATGAGAGCAGGCTTGGCGCGACCCGATGAGTATACTTTCTCTTTGGTTATGAAAGTTTGTGCTAACAACGGGCAGGTTCATGTTGGTTCATCGGTTCATGGGTTGGTTCTGAGAAATGGGTTTGATAAAGATGTGGTCTTGGCCACAAGTTTTGTTGATTTCTATGGCAAATGCAAGGATTTATCGAGCGCACGTAAGGTGTTCGGTGAAATGCCTGAGAGAAATGCGGTTTCTTGGACTGCTTTAATCGTAGCGTATGTGAAATCTGGAGAGTTAGAGGAAGCGAAGAAGATGTTCGATGTCATGCCTGAGCGTAATATTGGATCTTGGAATGCTTTGATCGATGGGTTTGTCAAGTCCGGAGATTTGGTCAATGCTAAGAAGTTGTTTGACGAAATGCCTATGAAAGACATAATTTCATATACCTCCATGATTGATGGATATGCTAAAGGTGGTGATATGCGTTCTGCTCGGGTTTTGTTTGAGGAAGCGAGTGATGTTGATGTTAGGGCATGGTCAGCTTTGATAACGGGTTATGCGCAGAACGGCCAGCCAATCGAGGCGGTAAAGATGTTTTACGAAATGTGTGAGAAGAATGTCAAACCTGATTTGTTTATAATAGTGATTTTGATGTCAGCTTGTTCCCAGATGGGTAGCTTTGAGTTATGTGAACAAGTTGATACTTATCTGCACCAAATCATGGTGAACAGATTTTCTAGTCATTATGTTACACCTGCTTTGATAGACATGAATGCCAAGTGCGGCCACATGGACAGAGCAGCCAGACTGTTCGAAGAGATGCCTAAGCGGGATCTTGTCTCGTACTGTTCGATGATGGAAGGAATGGGTATTCATGGGTCTGGAAGCGAAGCTGTTCGGCTGTTTGAGAGAATGGTAGAGGAAGGTATTGTTCCCGATTCTGTTGCCTTCACTGTAATATTGAAAGTTTGTAGCCAAGCTAAGCTTGTTGAGGATGGCTTAAGGTACTTCGAGTTGATGCGAAACGAATATTGTATTGTGGCATCCCCTGATCATTATTCCTGTGTTGTAAGCCTTCTTTGCCGGTCAGGAAAGCTTAAAGAAGCCTATGACCTTATTAAAGCCATGCCTGTGGAACCTCATGCTAGTGCCTGGGGTTCGGTTCTGGGTGGTTGTAGTGTGCATGGAGATTCTGAGATAGCTGAAGTAGTTGCAAGGCGGCTCTTCGAGCTTGAGCCGCAAAGTGCTGGTAACTATGTGCTTTTGTCAAACATGTACGCAGCTTTAGACCGGTGGGCAGATGTAGCTCTTGTTAGGGATAAGATGAAGGAGAATGGGATTAAAAAGATTTCTGGTCGAAGTTGGACAGGTCGATAA
- the LOC106342876 gene encoding GDSL esterase/lipase At4g10955 — MASDREDFTLCGPSHLTNLDWANENHQRCVAACLVQGVYIVERDRQLQREGSQALASPWWDSFHFKLIRRLIDDADFSIFGAIYELKPPPQEDTTTVDSKSPRYVIAFRGTLTKPDSISRDLELDIHIIRNGLHRTSRFDIAMQAVRSMATSVGASNLWLTGHSMGAAMALLAGKTLAKTGVYVKSFLFNPPFVSPPIERISNERVRSGLRIAGSLVTAGLAFSRTLKQAQQPQHQQQQLQERNLSEDPLKALSLWLPDIHVNPGDHLCSEYIGFFEHRGNMEQLGYGAGIVERMAMQHSLGGLLMDAMGVSNAVDVQEPVHVIPSAKLIVNRTASEDYKEAHGIHQWWRDDQDLVSNIYLFK, encoded by the exons ATGGCCTCTGATAGAGAAGACTTTACTCTCTGTGGACCCTCACACCTCACTAATCTTGATTG GGCAAACGAAAATCACCAACGTTGTGTCGCAGCTTGTTTGGTTCAAGGGGTCTACATTGTTGAGCGCGACCGTCAGCTTCAACGTGAAGGCTCTCAAGCTCTTGCATCTCCATGGTGGGACTCCTTCCACTTCAAACTCATCCGTCGCCTCATAGACGACGCTGACTTCTCCATCTTCGGCGCCATTTACGAACTCAAACCTCCACCACAAGAAGACACCACCACCGTTGACTCTAAATCTCCCCGTTATGTCATAGCCTTTAGAGGGACGTTGACTAAACCTGACTCCATTTCTCGCGACCTCGAGTTAGACATCCACATTATCCGTAACGGCCTTCACCGTACATCACGTTTCGACATCGCTATGCAAGCTGTGAGAAGCATGGCTACTTCTGTAGGAGCTTCGAATCTCTGGCTAACGGGACATTCTATGGGTGCAGCGATGGCTCTTCTCGCTGGCAAAACGTTGGCGAAGACTGGAGTTTACGTCAAGTCCTTCTTGTTCAACCCTCCCTTTGTGTCTCCTCCTATCGAGAGGATTTCTAACGAACGTGTCAGGAGCGGGCTTAGAATCGCGGGCAGCCTTGTTACAGCTGGACTGGCTTTCTCAAGAACCCTCAAGCAAGCGCAGCAGCCTCAGCATCAGCAGCAGCAATTGCAAGAGCGGAACTTGTCTGAAGATCCGCTAAAGGCTTTGTCTTTGTGGCTACCTGACATTCATGTGAATCCAGGGGACCATTTATGTTCCGAGTACATTGGGTTTTTCGAGCACAGGGGAAACATGGAGCAACTTGGGTATGGGGCTGGAATCGTTGAGCGGATGGCGATGCAGCATTCATTGGGAGGTTTGCTGATGGATGCGATGGGAGTTAGTAACGCAGTGGACGTGCAAGAGCCTGTTCACGTGATCCCGTCTGCTAAGCTGATAGTAAACCGGACTGCTTCTGAAGACTACAAGGAAGCTCACGGGATACACCAGTGGTGGAGAGACGACCAAGATTTGGTTTCCAACATTTATTTGTTCAAATAG
- the LOC106342875 gene encoding kinesin light chain, whose protein sequence is MSMTRIMSALLRRTHSFSSSRAPVSNNFASSLSVKPKISYQNDCGGHTRKLHLLDPRLWIIFSGQAAILGFCGNVALAEDDPIKPRSGDSTDGSGLERIEDGSVVSNIHTSKWRVFTDSGREHFFQGKLEPAERLFGSAIQEAKEGFGERDPHVASACNNLAELYRVKKEFDKAEPLYLEAVSILEEYYGPEDVRVGATLHNLGQLYLVQRKLEEARSCYERALKMKRRVLGHNHPDYAETMYHLGTVLHLQGKDTDAEALILDSLKILEDNGQGESMTYIRRLRYLSQIYIRSNRLADAENIQRKLLHMMELSKGWNSMETVIAAEALAVTLQLSGQLSEAQELFEKCLNTQKKLLPEGHIQISGNFLHMAKTFMLQATQLRGTNNSEALSKLDKAKDYLGDSSRIAKDVLLKLKNQKGKEQKQGKSSETLRNYEHAALVILLRSLESLAVLETSKNEIPEAKERDPHAAEDALLQCLSAYKEFGCGSQLQDSPEVKTEYVTCLKHLSVLLSNKETMEASPISLAELKEEVKRIEMDLLGSHKKGG, encoded by the exons ATGTCTATGACTCGAATTATGTCGGCTCTCCTCAGACGAACTCATTCCTTTTCTTCTTCGCGGGCTCCCGTCTCCAACAATTTTGCTTCTTCACTCTCCG TGAAACCAAAGATTTCGTATCAGAATGATTGTGGAGGCCATACAAGGAAGTTGCATCTCTTGGATCCTCGGCTTTGGATTATCTTTTCTGGACAAGCCG CAATTCTTGGGTTTTGTGGGAACGTTGCATTGGCAGAGGATGATCCTATTAAGCCAAGATCTGGAGATAGTACGGATGGGAGTGGGTTAGAAAGGATTGAGGACGGCTCGGTTGTGTCTAATATACACACATCTAAGTGGAGGGTGTTTACTGATAGTGGAAGAGAACATTTCTTTCAG GGGAAACTGGAGCCGGCAGAGAGGCTTTTCGGTTCGGCAATACAGGAAGCCAAGGAAGGTTTTGGAGAGAGGGATCCACATGTTGCATCTGCATGCAACAATCTG GCAGAGTTATACAGAGTTAAGAAAGAATTCGACAAAGCAGAGCCCTTATACCTGGAAGCTGTTAGCATACTGGAGGAGTACTACGGTCCTGAAGATGTGCG TGTCGGTGCTACTCTACACAACCTTGGACAGCTTTATCTTGTCCAGCGAAAACTTGAGGAAGCTCGTTCTTGCTACGAG CGTGCTTTAAAG ATGAAAAGACGAGTCCTGGGCCATAATCATCCGGACTATGCAGAGACAATGTATCATCTTGGAACG GTATTACATCTGCAAGGAAAAGACACAGATGCGGAGGCTCTTATCCTGGATTCTCTTAAAATACTTGAG GATAATGGTCAAGGAGAGTCAATGACATATATTAGGAGACTGAGATACCTTTCTCAG ATATATATACGATCCAATCGTCTGGCTGATGCTGAAAACATACAGAGGAAACTATTGCACATGATGGAATTATCAAAG GGATGGAACTCAATGGAGACAGTAATTGCAGCTGAAGCATTAGCGGTTACTCTACAATTATCTGGGCAGCTGAGTGAAGCTCAAGAACTGTTTGAAAA GTGTCTCAATACCCAAAAGAAGTTACTTCCAGAAGGACATATCCAGATAAGTGGAAATTTTCTGCACATGGCGAAGACATTTATGCTTCAGGCTACTCAGTTGAGAGGAACTAATAACAGTGAAGCTCTATCTAAACTAGATAAAGCAAAGGATTATCTTGGAGACTCATCTAG GATAGCAAAAGACGTTCTGCTTAAGCTGAAAAACCAAAAGGGGAAAGAGCAGAAACAAGGAAAATCCAGTGAGACTTTAAGGAATTATGAACACGCAGCTTTAGTCATATTG CTACGATCTCTTGAGAGTCTTGCAGTTCTAGAGACGAGCAAAAATGAGATCCCGGAGGCAAAG GAAAGGGACCCACATGCAGCTGAAGATGCACTTCTCCAATGTCTTTCAGCTTATAAAGAG TTTGGTTGTGGAAGTCAGCTGCAAGATTCTCCGGAAGTAAAGACCGAATACGTTACGTGTCTTAAGCATCTCTCAGTTTTGTTATCTAACAAGGAGACGATGGAGGCAAGTCCTATTTCTTTAGCAGAGCTGAAGGAAGAAGTAAAGCGTATTGAAATGGATCTTCTTGGTTCGCATAAGAAAGGAGGCTAA
- the LOC106342963 gene encoding glutamine synthetase cytosolic isozyme 1-1: MSLLTDLVNLNLSETTDKIIAEYIWVGGSGMDMRSKARTLPGPVSDPSELPKWNYDGSSTGQAPGEDSEVILYPQAIFKDPFRGGNNILVMCDAYTPAGEPIPTNKRHAAAKVFSHPDVVAEVPWYGIEQEYTLLQKDVKWPVGWPIGGFPGPQGPYYCSVGADKSFGRDIVDAHYKACLYAGITISGINGEVMPGQWEFQVGPAVGISAGDEIWVARYILERITEVAGVVVSFDPKPIPGDWNGAGAHCNYSTKSMREDGGYEIIKKAIDKLGMRHKEHIAAYGEGNERRLTGHHETADINTFLWGVANRGASIRVGRDTEKEGKGYFEDRRPASNMDPYIVTSMIAETTILWKP, encoded by the exons ATGAGTCTTCTTACAGATCTCGTTAACCTTAACCTCTCAGAGACCACTGACAAAATCATTGCGGAATACATATG GGTTGGAGGTTCAGGAATGGATATGAGAAGCAAAGCCAGG ACTCTTCCTGGACCAGTGAGTGACCCTTCGGAGCTACCAAAGTGGAACTATGATGGCTCAAGCACAGGCCAAGCTCCTGGTGAAGACAGTGAAGTCATCTTATA CCCTCAAGCCATATTCAAAGATCCTTTCCGTGGAGGCAATAACATTCTT GTCATGTGCGATGCTTACACTCCAGCGGGCGAACCAATCCCAACAAACAAAAGACACGCTGCGGCTAAGGTCTTTAGCCACCCTGATGTTGTAGCTGAAGTGCCATG GTATGGTATTGAGCAAGAGTACACTTTACTTCAGAAAGATGTGAAGTGGCCTGTTGGTTGGCCTATTGGTGGCTTCCCCGGTCCTCAG GGACCATACTATTGTAGTGTTGGAGCAGATAAATCTTTTGGTAGAGACATTGTTGATGCTCATTACAAGGCCTGCTTATACGCTGGCATCACCATTAGTGGCATCAATGGAGAAGTCATGCCGGGTCAG TGGGAGTTCCAAGTTGGTCCAGCTGTTGGTATCTCGGCCGGTGATGAAATTTGGGTCGCACGTTACATTTTGGAG AGGATCACAGAGGTTGCTGGTGTGGTGGTATCTTTTGACCCAAAACCTATTCCCGGTGACTGGAATGGTGCTGGTGCTCACTGCAACTATAG TACCAAGTCAATGAGGGAAGATGGTGGTTACGAGATTATCAAGAAGGCAATCGATAAACTGGGAATGAGACACAAGGAACACATTGCTGCTTATGGTGAAGGCAATGAGCGTCGTCTCACGGGTCATCATGAGACTGCTGACATCAACACTTTCCTCTGG GGTGTTGCGAACCGTGGAGCATCAATCCGTGTAGGACGTGACACAGAGAAAGAAGGGAAAGGATACTTTGAGGATAGGAGGCCAGCTTCGAACATGGATCCTTACATTGTGACTTCCATGATTGCAGAGACCACAATCCTCTGGAAACCTTGA